In Deltaproteobacteria bacterium GWC2_55_46, a single window of DNA contains:
- a CDS encoding apolipoprotein N-acyltransferase produces MRPLALALISGISLVFAFPPFGLGALAWFTFIPLILALEGQGKLKGFLLGIASGAAFSLGAVYWVVHSMSNYGGVPVYASIAVMLLLVIYLSLYWGVFGLVYTLASPMERTAKLLIAPAVWVALEYMRGYLLTGFPWVLVGYTQSDYLPLIQVADTTGVWGVSFAVIAFNTAASFAASYLLRREGRAPVLPLAIAAALVATIASYGFVRMKAVDRDVERWSGIKVGVAQGSIDQAVKWDGRYQDSTIDIYTALTAEASDAMARLVIWPETAIPFYYEPGKVKDGPVGEIARKSGSYILTGSPSYTYNPVSNEARYFNSAYLLNPLGDTVGKYDKFHLVPFGEYVPLRGMLPFEKLTAGIGDFDEGSGPVPIPFEGGGIGTLVCFESIFPEISRGHVRGGATVLANLTNDAWFGYTSAPYQHFQMSVFRAVENKSFLVRAANTGISAVIDPNGRVRKKTGLFERTMIVDEVRMRQGALTFYTMYGDLFALGCSVIAAVFVGTRLKRRR; encoded by the coding sequence ATGAGACCGCTTGCCCTCGCGCTGATATCAGGCATATCGCTTGTCTTCGCCTTCCCGCCTTTTGGGCTGGGGGCCCTGGCGTGGTTTACCTTCATCCCGCTCATTCTGGCCCTCGAAGGGCAGGGAAAGCTCAAGGGCTTCCTTCTCGGAATAGCCTCCGGGGCCGCCTTCTCCCTTGGCGCGGTCTACTGGGTAGTGCATTCGATGAGCAACTACGGAGGGGTGCCTGTGTACGCGAGCATCGCCGTGATGCTCCTGCTCGTGATCTACCTGAGCCTCTATTGGGGCGTATTCGGCCTTGTCTACACCCTTGCCTCTCCGATGGAGAGGACCGCCAAGCTTCTCATAGCCCCGGCTGTATGGGTGGCGCTCGAATACATGCGGGGCTATCTGCTCACAGGATTCCCATGGGTGCTTGTGGGCTATACGCAATCTGATTATCTGCCCCTTATCCAGGTGGCGGACACGACCGGGGTATGGGGCGTATCCTTCGCGGTTATCGCTTTCAATACGGCCGCGTCCTTTGCCGCCTCCTATCTTCTCCGCAGGGAGGGCAGGGCCCCTGTGCTGCCCCTGGCCATCGCCGCCGCCCTGGTCGCGACGATCGCCTCTTACGGCTTCGTCAGAATGAAGGCCGTCGACAGGGATGTCGAGAGGTGGAGCGGTATAAAGGTCGGGGTCGCGCAGGGCTCGATAGACCAGGCCGTGAAATGGGACGGGCGATACCAGGATAGCACTATCGACATCTATACTGCCTTGACCGCTGAGGCATCGGATGCCATGGCCAGGCTTGTCATATGGCCTGAGACGGCGATACCCTTCTATTATGAACCTGGCAAGGTCAAGGATGGCCCCGTTGGCGAGATAGCGAGAAAGTCAGGTTCATATATATTGACCGGGAGCCCCTCTTATACTTATAATCCGGTCTCGAACGAGGCCAGGTATTTCAATAGCGCGTATCTCCTCAACCCCCTGGGAGATACGGTCGGCAAGTACGACAAGTTTCACCTGGTGCCTTTCGGCGAGTATGTGCCGCTTCGGGGCATGCTGCCTTTTGAGAAGCTTACCGCTGGAATAGGGGACTTTGACGAAGGCTCGGGGCCCGTGCCCATCCCTTTCGAGGGGGGCGGCATCGGGACGCTCGTATGTTTCGAGTCCATCTTCCCGGAGATATCTCGCGGTCACGTAAGAGGCGGGGCCACGGTGCTCGCCAACCTTACTAATGACGCGTGGTTCGGATATACCTCAGCACCGTACCAGCATTTTCAGATGTCTGTTTTCAGGGCCGTTGAGAACAAGTCATTCCTGGTGCGCGCGGCCAATACCGGCATAAGCGCCGTGATAGACCCGAACGGCAGGGTAAGAAAAAAGACCGGGCTTTTCGAGAGGACGATGATAGTCGATGAGGTGCGCATGCGCCAGGGCGCGCTTACGTTTTATACGATGTATGGTGACCTCTTCGCGTTGGGATGCTCGGTCATAGCCGCGGTATTCGTCGGCACAAGACTTAAAAGGAGAAGATAA